A genomic stretch from Neodiprion fabricii isolate iyNeoFabr1 chromosome 3, iyNeoFabr1.1, whole genome shotgun sequence includes:
- the LOC124177478 gene encoding uncharacterized protein LOC124177478 translates to MRKHYATCFLGVYVCFSVATARFWGIVEESDDRDNDEDDLEEGQATEQVINPDVNTGEPTTQGDNDEASDAGWDANRVIRDVAYFLRTHKFKDFDHRYYGSVSEVPRRLYQEFPKPPLRSLHWEVHKHCAVSFKSCLKFLEEIVKLTPLRRQDDTVTVMREQSWDPEKDKNQITSTQEDCELAKKKDNLTADPFQGPIERFQWRTTASYYMCWYTMLDTPELARFGEPCDNMAYCLDSYGIGNKDPRADDAKPFACAVYSFCPDPCCPLEHIWKMEECYQSQENPCYDGNGADNRKCVFQREDNRDFESLIKNQLNVTCACQEVGYEWSSRFGICVDTDECSTETDKCSKENMNTCINLPGYYDCMCNLGYVYSPEAKSCVFSQAFDKALHGVDDEDANETEVKSVLVKIVKVLTRSKAPSLHSTVVALFSSYILVLCH, encoded by the exons ATGCGGAAACACTACGCGACCTGTTTCCTCGGAGTGTACGTATGTTTTAGCGTCGCGACGGCACGTTTCTGGGGGATCGTCGAGGAGAGCGATGACAGAGATAACGACGAGGATGATCTAGAGGAGGGGCAAGCCACGGAGCAGGTAATTAACCCCGACGTAAATACCGGGGAGCCAACGACTCAGGGTGACAACGATGAAGCTTCGGACGCGGGCTGGGACGCCAACCGAGTGATCAGAGACGTGGCCTACTTCCTCCGGACTCACAAGTTCAAAGATTTCGACCACCGTTACTACGGCTCGGTCTCTGAGGTGCCGAGGAGACTGTATCAGGAGTTTCCTAAACCACCGCTGCGGTCGCTGCACTGGGAAGTCCACAAGCATTGCGCAGTCAGTTTTAAGTCCTGCCTGAAGTTTCTCGAGGAAATTGTCAAGCTGACACCGCTGAGGCGCCAGGACGACACCGTTACGGTCATGAGAGAGCAGTCCTGGGACCCGGAGAAGGACAAGAATCAAATCACCTCGACCCAAGAGGACTGCGAACTCGCGAAGAAGAAGGACAACCTCACCGCGGATCCGTTCCAAGGACCAATCG AACGATTCCAATGGAGGACCACTGCAAGCTACTACATGTGCTGGTACACTATGCTGGATACCCCGGAGTTGGCGCGCTTCGGTGAACCCTGTGACAACATGGCCTACTGTCTTGACTCCTACGGCATCGGCAACAAGGACCCGAGAGCAGACGACGCGAAACCCTTCGCCTGCGCTGTGTACAGTTTTTGTCCCGACCCCTGCTGCCCTCTGGAGCATATTTGGAAAATGGAGGAGTGCTATCAGTCGCAGGAAAATCCTTGCTACGATGGGAATGGTGCAG ATAACCGGAAATGCGTTTTTCAACGCGAAGACAATCGGGACTTTGAGTCATTGATCAAGAACCAGCTGAACGTAACCTGCGCGTGTCAGGAGGTGGGCTATGAGTGGTCTTCGCGATTCGGCATCTGTGTCGACACCGACGAGTGTAGCACCGAGACTGACAAATGCTCAAAGGAGAATATGAACACCTGCATCAATTTACCCGGTTACTATGATTGCATGTGCAATCTCGGGTATGTTTACAGTCCGGAGGCAAAAAGTTGCGTCTTTAGTCAAGCTTTCGACAAGGCGCTCCACGGAGTTGATGATGAGGACGCTAACGAGACGGAGGTGAAAAGCGTCCTGGTGAAGATTGTCAAAGTCCTTACCAGGTCAAAGGCTCCGAGTCTCCACAGCACCGTAGTCGCGTTATTTTCTTCATACATCCTCGTCTTGTGTCATTGA